The following coding sequences are from one Salvia hispanica cultivar TCC Black 2014 chromosome 3, UniMelb_Shisp_WGS_1.0, whole genome shotgun sequence window:
- the LOC125209385 gene encoding release factor glutamine methyltransferase-like produces MQLRRPAFCSAATAPPKPQTPLHLRPPAFRATLSDLNRWHAWAKTQASFVGSTFSALDGGPDSFLLHRELNWLVEDAVEHPALHSTESNAEAEVAIRARLEEMYELWRQRIEERRPFQYVVGCEHWRDVILSVEEGVLIPCPETEAVVDLVDHAVKADSELREGLWANLGIGSGALAIAVARVLGGGRRVLAVDLIPVAAAGAHYNVERYCLEGRVSVRLGSWFDLLKDVEGELNGVVSNPPYIPSKDIHSLQVEVSRHDISD; encoded by the exons ATGCA ACTCCGGCGACCTGCCTTCTGCTCTGCCGCGACCGCGCCACCCAAGCCCCAGACTCCCCTCCACCTCCGCCCCCCTGCCTTCCGCGCCACTCTCTCGGACCTCAATCGATGGCACGCGTGGGCCAAAACCCAGGCCTCCTTCGTGGGCTCCACATTCTCCGCCCTCGACGGCGGCCCGGACTCCTTCCTCCTACACCGCGAGCTCAATTGGCTGGTTGAGGACGCCGTCGAGCACCCCGCCCTACACTCGACGGAAAGCAATGCCGAGGCGGAGGTAGCAATTAGGGCGCGATTGGAGGAAATGTACGAGCTGTGGAGACAGAGGATCGAGGAGAGGCGGCCGTTTCAGTACGTGGTCGGGTGCGAGCACTGGCGCGATGTCATTCTCAGTGTCGAGGAAGGCGTTCTCATCCCCTGCCCCGAGACTGAGGCCGTCGTCGATCTCGTAGACCACGCCGTGAAGGCCGATTCGGAATTGAGGGAGGGTTTGTGGGCGAATTTGGGGATCGGCAGCGGCGCGCTCGCAATTGCGGTGGCTAGGGTTTTGGGCGGCGGAAGGAGGGTTTTGGCGGTGGATCTGATTCCCGTGGCTGCCGCCGGGGCGCATTACAACGTGGAGAGATACTGCCTTGAGGGGAGAGTGAGTGTGAGACTGGGGTCGTGGTTTGATCTTCTCAAGGATGTGGAAGGAGAATTGAATGGAGTGGTTAGCAATCCGCCGTATATTCCCAGCAAAGACATTCATTCTCTGCAAGTAGAGGTCTCTAGACATGATATTTCAGATTGA